Part of the Dermatophilus congolensis genome is shown below.
TAGGGAACCGTGATTTCGCTCAGCTCCCCTGTGCCAGAGTTCACGGCAGTAAGGACGTCAGCCACTGTTGTCGTGGTCCTGTCTTTACCAGGTTGCTCTACGTAGCGCCCAAAAGACAGGTCAGTGATCGCCCCTGCTTTGCTAGCTACGACCTTTGCGCCGCCTAGCCCTTTGACATCGGAGTAGCTGTATCGACGAATGACGCCATTCTTATCTGCGGTGTAAACAAAACCGGCATTGTCTTCTAGCGGATCTACCTGTGCCGCCAAAGCAGTCGTCGTGAATCCGCGACCGATGGTTTTCACCTGCATTTTTGCTCGATAACCATGCTCACTGGCCGTCGCGACCGATATGCGCTGCATACGGCCGCTAGGAGTCACCGCGAAATGAACCCGCATGCCAGCCCCCATATCGCCAGCCTCAGCAGCAAACGTGAATGCCGCAGGACGGCGGTTGAGCTTGCCGTCACTTCCACGCAAGGTAACTTTTGCCCCCGCATCTTCTCCCACCACGTCGTAGGTATTGACCCGCCCGGAGGAATCCACAAATACGGCTTGTCCACCGCAGTCTGCCAACGATGGGGCGGCTGTTACGGCCGCTGATGCCGGGGCAGGCGCACCTGCACCCATACATGCCGCCACCATGACCGACACAGCTATACCAACCTGTCGCGACCTGTCCTTACCGAACATTTCAACCTCCTCTAACACAATCGACGTTTGGGGCCTGGCGCCCAATAGCCACGACGTTTCCCGCCGCCGTATATACCTATTGTGTCTAGGTGCCCCACCGCACAGATAGGTAAATCGGTGACGTTTTGAGCACGAGTTCATACCGACACGCAGACGCTCCACACCTAAAAGGAAAGAGCGCCCCGGAACTCCGGGACGCCCCTAACTAATTCGCTTATCCCGTTGCTTTAAACAACGGGTAACGGTGGTCAGATATGCAAGAAAGATTTCCGCAGATCTGTATTAAGTCGCGAGATAACATCCATCGGGATGTCCTTCGGGCATGCAGCCGAACACTCACCAATGTTCGTGCAGCCGCCAAACCCTTCGTTGTCATGCGTGGCGACCATGGCCTGCACCCGATCCCAACGTTCTGGCTGCCCCTGTGGAAGCAAGCCCAAGTGCGTCACCTTTGCACCAAGGAAGAGCATTCCTGCCGCGTTCGGACATGCAGCCACACACGCCGCACAGCCAATGCACGCAGCTGATTCGAAGGATCGATCAGCATCTTTCTTCGGCACGGGCACCGAGTGCGCTTCCGGAGCAGCACCGGTGTTAACCGAAATGAATCCGCCCGAGGCAATAATGCGGTCAAAAGCCGTACGGTCCACGATCAAGTCTTTAATCACCGGGAACGCATTGGCTCGCCACGGCTCAATCGTGATTGTCTCGCCATCACGGAAGCTACGCATATGTAGCTGGCACGTTGTCGTGTTGGTGCGGGTAGCACCACCATCATTGCCGTGAGGGCGGCCATTGATAACCAAACCACACATGCCGCAAATACCTTCACGGCAGTCAGAGTCGAACGCGATCGGCTCTTCACCACGATCATTCAACTCTTCATTGAGCACATCGAGCATCTCCAGGAACGACATGTCCTCGCTGATGTCATCAACAACATAGTCATGCAGCGCCCCCTGAGCGGTGGGGCCGGCCTGACGCCAGATCTTCAGGTTGATTCTCACTTGTAGCTCCGCTGCTTCATCTCGATGAACTCGTACACGAGGTCTTCCTTATGCAGGATCGGCGGGTTGCCCTCACCATTCCATTCCCACGCCGCGACATATGCGAACTCGTCATCGTGACGCAACGCCTCACCGTCTTCGGTCTGCGATTCCTCACGGAAGTGACCACCACAAGACTCACGACGATGCAGAGCATCGATACACATAAGCTCACCCAGCTCGAGGAAGTCAGCCACACGGCCTGCCTTCTCCAAAGACTGGTTCAGCTCATCAGCCTTGCCAAGCACACGTAGATTGCTCCAGAACTCCTTGCGCAGCTGGCGGATCAAATCAATCGCCTTACGCAGGCCCTCTTCGCTGCGAGACATTCCGCAGTACTCCCACATGATCTGGCCGAGTTCTTTGTGGTAGCTGTCCACTGAACGGGTGCCGTTGGAGTTGAGGAAGTAATTAATTCGGTCCTGCACCGACTTACGGGCCTCGGTAACTGCCGGGTGATCTTCACCCAGCGGCTCAAACGGCGCGGCAGCAAGGTAGTCACGGATCGTATTAGGCAAGACGAAGTACCCATCGGACAAGCCCTGCATCAACGCTGACGCACCAAGCCGGTTAGCGCCGTGGTCGGAGAAGTTTGCCTCCCCAGCAACGAACAATCCCGGGATGGAGGACTCCAGGTCGTAGTCCACCCACATGCCACCCATGGTGTAGTGAACAGCTGGGTAGATACGCATCGGAACTTCATACGGGTTATCGCCCGTGATCCGCTCGTACATGTCGAAAAGGTTGCCGTACTTAGCTTCTACGGCCGCCCGCCCCATCCGACCGATCGCCTCGGAGAA
Proteins encoded:
- a CDS encoding succinate dehydrogenase/fumarate reductase iron-sulfur subunit; translation: MRINLKIWRQAGPTAQGALHDYVVDDISEDMSFLEMLDVLNEELNDRGEEPIAFDSDCREGICGMCGLVINGRPHGNDGGATRTNTTTCQLHMRSFRDGETITIEPWRANAFPVIKDLIVDRTAFDRIIASGGFISVNTGAAPEAHSVPVPKKDADRSFESAACIGCAACVAACPNAAGMLFLGAKVTHLGLLPQGQPERWDRVQAMVATHDNEGFGGCTNIGECSAACPKDIPMDVISRLNTDLRKSFLHI